From Streptomyces zhihengii, the proteins below share one genomic window:
- a CDS encoding ATP/GTP-binding protein — MESEGTFDARGTRNPVPRPAGPPPQAPGAPQAPPGPPGAPARPAHAPLTRPAVAQWLRTPRPAAAPGIWRFGHKERPQEAPELVPARQLFSGAFIAYLCGWLVWSLLWNGYLEGWWIFVDEWWLLPMLWLVPEDWRSATSSYVELYVAATYLYNALVLALLAHAFGRVGNWREVWQRYGVLLWPLFVLLPGVWREMPRTSWLTWVSNVYYVLLVAAVVAAVGRVGTWPAVRRRLDARDGAAPLPEPESDPAEWPEIHRAGLADAAAVLGEATRSGALGDVDYARIRRAWQGVHARPERLAAFSDTVRRLGPAACAHPSGLRDLPLRTATHDLATGQVRIGTAVDDARNPYARRTTGVALEPALLGTSLLAVGPSGSGKSVRLVRPVVESLCLLALANRAAVVAVTAQGSAVAPDDAFDLVVSVGRPDTTHDLDLYGGAEDPDEAARTLAEALVGDLAATLPGGDSRRAATALAQLIGPYRCVHGHFPGIPDLRELLGGAPAALDALRTALRDAGEASQLRELDARERQSTRGDDIGVLLAERIAFLDRPAFSGFFRTDGSGRRFSLRAIEHPLRVRVDLPERGHAEASRIIARLVLAQFTDAALTRDDRSLFACLVLDDASYTVTADCVRSVQRLRTANAGVVFALRSLEDVPEPLRGPLLGAVGCRMAFAGLAPWDGNRFADTWGTEWVQTRDVTNRQIISDEPLTKALHMMRRLVTGRAATAEAVTVREVERARWSASDLAHAVPAGHAVLSLTSVGGEHAPPLLVDLRT; from the coding sequence ATGGAATCCGAAGGCACATTCGACGCGCGCGGCACACGCAACCCCGTGCCGCGCCCGGCCGGCCCGCCGCCGCAGGCACCCGGCGCGCCCCAGGCCCCGCCCGGGCCCCCCGGCGCCCCCGCGCGCCCCGCCCACGCCCCCCTCACCCGCCCGGCCGTCGCCCAGTGGCTGCGCACCCCGCGGCCCGCGGCGGCACCGGGCATCTGGCGGTTCGGACACAAGGAGCGCCCCCAGGAGGCGCCCGAACTCGTCCCGGCACGCCAGCTCTTCAGCGGCGCCTTCATCGCGTACCTGTGCGGCTGGCTGGTGTGGTCGCTGCTCTGGAACGGCTACCTCGAAGGCTGGTGGATCTTCGTCGACGAGTGGTGGCTGCTGCCGATGCTGTGGCTCGTCCCCGAGGACTGGCGGTCCGCCACCAGCTCCTACGTCGAGCTGTACGTCGCCGCGACCTACCTCTACAACGCCCTCGTCCTCGCCCTGCTCGCCCACGCCTTCGGCCGGGTCGGGAACTGGCGCGAGGTCTGGCAGCGGTACGGGGTGCTGCTGTGGCCTCTGTTCGTGCTGCTGCCCGGGGTGTGGCGGGAGATGCCGCGCACGTCCTGGCTGACCTGGGTGTCCAACGTCTACTACGTCCTCCTGGTGGCCGCCGTCGTCGCCGCCGTCGGCCGGGTGGGCACCTGGCCCGCGGTGCGGCGGCGGCTCGACGCCCGCGACGGGGCGGCCCCGCTGCCCGAGCCCGAGTCGGATCCGGCCGAGTGGCCCGAGATCCACCGGGCCGGTCTCGCCGATGCGGCCGCGGTGCTGGGCGAGGCCACCCGCTCGGGGGCGCTCGGCGACGTGGACTACGCCCGGATCCGGCGCGCCTGGCAGGGTGTCCACGCCCGGCCCGAGCGGCTCGCCGCCTTCTCCGACACCGTCCGCAGGCTCGGCCCCGCCGCCTGCGCCCACCCCTCCGGGCTGCGCGACCTCCCGCTGCGCACGGCCACCCACGACCTGGCCACCGGCCAGGTCAGGATCGGCACCGCGGTCGACGACGCGCGCAACCCCTACGCCCGGCGCACCACCGGCGTCGCCCTGGAGCCCGCGCTGCTCGGCACCTCGCTGCTGGCCGTCGGCCCCTCCGGGTCGGGCAAGAGCGTGCGGCTGGTGCGGCCCGTGGTCGAGTCGCTGTGCCTGCTGGCGCTCGCCAACCGGGCCGCCGTGGTGGCGGTGACCGCCCAGGGCTCCGCGGTGGCCCCCGACGACGCCTTCGACCTCGTGGTCTCCGTCGGCCGCCCGGACACCACCCACGACCTCGACCTCTACGGTGGCGCCGAGGACCCGGACGAGGCGGCCCGGACACTCGCCGAGGCGCTCGTCGGCGACCTCGCCGCCACGCTGCCGGGCGGCGACAGCCGCCGGGCCGCCACCGCGCTCGCCCAGCTCATCGGGCCCTACCGGTGCGTCCACGGCCACTTCCCCGGCATTCCCGACCTGCGCGAGCTGCTCGGCGGCGCGCCCGCCGCGCTCGACGCGCTGCGCACCGCGCTGCGGGACGCGGGGGAGGCCTCGCAACTGCGCGAACTCGACGCCCGCGAGCGCCAGTCCACCCGCGGCGACGACATCGGCGTCCTGCTCGCCGAGCGGATCGCCTTCCTCGACCGGCCCGCCTTCTCCGGCTTCTTCCGCACGGACGGAAGCGGGCGCCGGTTCTCCCTGAGGGCCATCGAGCACCCGCTGCGGGTCCGTGTCGACCTGCCCGAGCGGGGCCACGCGGAGGCGTCGCGGATCATCGCGCGGCTGGTGCTCGCCCAGTTCACGGACGCCGCCCTCACCCGCGACGACCGGTCGCTCTTCGCCTGCCTGGTGCTGGACGACGCCTCGTACACGGTCACCGCCGACTGCGTGCGCTCGGTGCAGCGGCTGCGCACCGCCAACGCCGGGGTGGTGTTCGCGCTCCGCTCGCTGGAGGACGTTCCGGAGCCGCTGCGCGGGCCGCTGCTGGGCGCCGTCGGCTGCCGGATGGCCTTCGCCGGCCTGGCCCCCTGGGACGGCAACCGGTTCGCGGACACCTGGGGCACCGAATGGGTGCAGACGCGGGACGTCACCAACCGGCAGATCATCTCCGACGAGCCGCTGACCAAGGCGCTGCACATGATGCGCCGTCTGGTCACCGGGCGGGCCGCGACGGCCGAGGCGGTCACCGTGCGCGAGGTCGAGCGGGCCCGCTGGTCCGCGTCCGACCTGGCCCACGCGGTGCCCGCCGGGCACGCGGTGCTGTCGCTGACCAGCGTGGGCG
- the gabT gene encoding 4-aminobutyrate--2-oxoglutarate transaminase encodes MTAIPQERRVVTAIPGPKSQELQARRTATVAGGVGSVLPVFTARAGGGIIEDVDGNRLIDFGSGIAVTSVGASAEAVVRRASAQLADFTHTCFMVTPYEGYVEVCEALAELTPGDHAKKSALFNSGAEAVENAVKVARSYTGRQAVVVFDHGYHGRTNLTMALTAKNMPYKHGFGPFAPEVYRVPVAYGYRWPTGAENAGAEASAQAIDMISKQVGAENVAAIIIEPVLGEGGFIEPAKGFLPAIAEFAKENGIVFVADEIQSGFCRTGQWFACEDEGVVPDLITTAKGIAGGLPLAAVTGRAEIMDAVHSGGLGGTYGGNPVACAGALGSIETMKELDLNAKARRIEEVMKGRLATMQEKYPAIGDIRGRGAMIAIELVKDPATKEPDAAAAGALAKACHAEGLLVLTCGTYGNVLRFLPPLVIGEDLLNEGLDILEQAFAGV; translated from the coding sequence ATGACCGCTATCCCGCAGGAGCGCCGCGTCGTCACCGCCATCCCCGGCCCGAAGTCGCAGGAGCTTCAGGCCCGCCGTACGGCCACGGTCGCCGGCGGTGTGGGGTCCGTGCTGCCCGTGTTCACGGCCCGCGCGGGCGGCGGGATCATCGAGGACGTCGACGGCAACCGGCTGATCGACTTCGGCTCCGGCATCGCCGTGACCTCGGTGGGTGCCTCCGCCGAGGCCGTCGTGCGCCGCGCCTCCGCGCAGCTCGCCGACTTCACCCACACCTGTTTCATGGTCACCCCCTACGAGGGCTACGTGGAGGTCTGCGAGGCCCTCGCCGAGCTCACGCCGGGTGACCACGCCAAGAAGTCCGCGCTGTTCAACTCCGGCGCCGAGGCCGTGGAGAACGCGGTCAAGGTGGCGCGTTCGTACACCGGCCGCCAGGCCGTCGTCGTCTTCGACCACGGCTACCACGGCCGCACCAACCTGACGATGGCGCTCACCGCGAAGAACATGCCGTACAAGCACGGCTTCGGCCCGTTCGCGCCCGAGGTCTACCGCGTGCCGGTCGCCTACGGCTACCGCTGGCCCACCGGTGCCGAGAACGCCGGCGCCGAGGCGTCCGCGCAGGCCATCGACATGATCAGCAAGCAGGTCGGCGCGGAGAACGTCGCCGCGATCATCATCGAGCCGGTCCTCGGCGAGGGCGGCTTCATCGAGCCCGCGAAGGGCTTCCTGCCGGCGATCGCCGAGTTCGCCAAGGAGAACGGCATCGTCTTCGTCGCCGACGAGATCCAGTCCGGCTTCTGCCGCACCGGCCAGTGGTTCGCCTGCGAGGACGAGGGCGTCGTCCCCGACCTGATCACCACGGCCAAGGGCATCGCGGGCGGTCTGCCGCTCGCCGCCGTGACCGGCCGCGCCGAGATCATGGACGCCGTGCACTCCGGCGGCCTGGGCGGCACCTACGGCGGCAACCCGGTGGCCTGCGCCGGCGCGCTCGGCTCCATCGAGACGATGAAGGAGCTCGACCTCAACGCGAAGGCCCGGCGCATCGAGGAGGTCATGAAGGGCCGCCTCGCCACGATGCAGGAGAAGTACCCCGCCATCGGCGACATCCGCGGCCGCGGCGCCATGATCGCGATCGAGCTGGTGAAGGACCCGGCGACCAAGGAGCCGGACGCGGCGGCGGCCGGCGCGCTGGCCAAGGCGTGCCACGCCGAGGGCCTGCTCGTGCTGACCTGCGGCACCTACGGCAACGTGCTGCGATTCCTGCCCCCGCTCGTCATCGGCGAGGACCTGCTGAACGAGGGACTGGACATTCTCGAGCAGGCGTTCGCGGGCGTCTGA
- a CDS encoding phosphatase PAP2 family protein has translation MRETPASRETAGGAGPEPPQPRPGRAIAHTAGASRSGTPHRSDGRPPHTPRGARQTGPAGRTGTTPPVPVRPASRRSRAAVAAVCGALFALITWQVVAHGPLRDADERLGRAVFRVVPDALTQPLADLGGMAVAPPVLALAAGWVLWRGREWLRAGAALLAMAAVPALVAPLKLLIARPGPLEPGTGWYPSGHTATAMVAYVAAAMLISPYTRRRWPMPVAVVLTVATGIGLVLRGYHWPLDVLGSWCLFGAVLVVLGSLGSGSAGVSSSGRRRSSSRTRTG, from the coding sequence ATGAGAGAAACACCCGCCTCGCGGGAGACCGCGGGCGGTGCCGGGCCGGAGCCTCCCCAGCCTCGACCCGGTCGTGCCATCGCGCACACCGCTGGAGCCTCACGCTCCGGAACTCCTCACCGATCGGATGGCCGCCCGCCCCACACCCCCCGGGGCGCGCGGCAAACCGGTCCGGCCGGCCGCACCGGAACCACCCCCCCTGTTCCGGTGCGGCCGGCCTCTCGGCGTTCCCGGGCGGCGGTCGCCGCCGTCTGCGGCGCCCTCTTCGCCCTGATCACCTGGCAGGTGGTGGCCCACGGCCCGCTGCGCGACGCCGACGAGCGTCTGGGCCGGGCCGTCTTCCGTGTCGTGCCCGACGCGCTGACCCAGCCCCTGGCCGATCTGGGCGGCATGGCCGTCGCGCCGCCCGTGCTCGCGCTCGCCGCCGGCTGGGTGCTGTGGCGGGGCCGCGAGTGGCTGCGGGCGGGCGCGGCGCTGCTGGCGATGGCCGCGGTCCCGGCGCTGGTGGCGCCGCTGAAGCTGCTGATCGCGCGGCCCGGGCCGCTGGAGCCCGGCACCGGGTGGTACCCCTCGGGCCACACGGCCACCGCGATGGTCGCCTACGTGGCGGCCGCGATGCTGATCTCCCCGTACACCCGCCGGCGATGGCCGATGCCCGTCGCCGTGGTGCTCACGGTGGCGACGGGCATCGGGCTGGTGCTGCGCGGCTATCACTGGCCGCTGGACGTCCTCGGAAGCTGGTGCCTCTTCGGTGCCGTGCTGGTGGTGCTCGGCTCCCTGGGGAGCGGCTCCGCCGGGGTCAGCTCCAGCGGTAGGCGTCGAAGTTCTTCGAGAACTCGTACTGGTTGA
- a CDS encoding chitinase, whose product MHRTRLSAALTAAALAASALVATATSATAADAELARNGGFEAGLTGWSCTAGSGAAVSSPVHGGVSALKATPAGSDNARCSQTVTVKPDSAYTLSGWVQGGYVYLGASGTGTTDVSTWTPSASTWQRLTTTFRTGPSTTSVTLYTHGWYGTPAYHADDISLVGPGGDPATVPAAPGNLRAGTPGTTSVPLSWNASSGAGSYHVYRNGTRVTTVTGTSATVTGLTAATAYSFQVSAVNEAGESAKSAAVSVTTATGGGDGGGAELPAHALVGYLHASFANGSGYTRMSDVPDSWDVINLAFGEPTSATSGDIRFSLCPVSECPNVESVAEFKAAIKAKQAAGKKVLISIGGANGQVQLASTAARDAFVTSVSKIIDEYGLDGLDIDFEGHSLSLNTGDTDFRNPTSPVIVNLISAVKTIKARYGSDFVLTMAPETFFVQLGYQFYGSGPWGGQDPRAGAYLPVIHALRDDLTLLHVQDYNSGPIMGLDNQYHSMGGADFHIAMTDMLLAGFPVAGDQSRVFPALRPEQVAIGLPASTQAGNGHTTPAEVNKALNCLTKGTDCGSYRTHGTWPALRGLMTWSINWDRFNQYEFSKNFDAYRWS is encoded by the coding sequence GTGCACCGCACCAGACTCAGTGCTGCCCTGACGGCAGCCGCCCTCGCCGCGTCGGCGCTCGTCGCCACGGCGACGTCCGCAACCGCCGCCGATGCCGAACTCGCCCGCAACGGCGGCTTCGAAGCCGGCCTGACCGGCTGGAGCTGCACCGCCGGCAGCGGCGCCGCCGTCTCCTCACCCGTCCACGGCGGCGTCTCGGCGCTCAAGGCCACCCCGGCCGGCAGCGACAACGCCCGGTGCTCCCAGACGGTCACCGTGAAGCCCGACTCCGCCTACACGCTCAGCGGCTGGGTGCAGGGAGGCTACGTCTACCTCGGCGCCTCCGGCACCGGGACCACCGACGTCTCCACCTGGACCCCCTCGGCGTCCACCTGGCAGAGGCTGACGACCACCTTCCGCACCGGCCCCTCGACCACCTCGGTCACCCTCTACACCCACGGCTGGTACGGCACCCCGGCCTACCACGCCGACGACATCTCGCTGGTGGGCCCCGGCGGCGACCCGGCGACCGTCCCGGCCGCGCCCGGCAACCTGCGCGCGGGCACCCCCGGCACCACCTCCGTGCCGCTGAGCTGGAACGCGTCCTCCGGTGCCGGCTCGTACCACGTCTACCGCAACGGCACCCGGGTCACCACCGTCACGGGGACCTCCGCGACCGTCACCGGCCTGACCGCCGCCACCGCCTACAGCTTCCAGGTCTCCGCCGTCAACGAGGCGGGCGAGTCCGCCAAGTCGGCCGCCGTGAGCGTCACCACCGCGACGGGCGGCGGGGACGGCGGCGGCGCCGAGCTTCCCGCCCACGCCCTCGTCGGCTATCTGCACGCCAGCTTCGCCAACGGCTCCGGCTACACCCGCATGTCCGACGTGCCCGACTCCTGGGACGTCATCAACCTCGCCTTCGGCGAGCCGACCTCCGCCACCTCGGGCGACATCCGCTTCTCGCTCTGCCCCGTGAGCGAATGCCCGAACGTCGAGTCGGTGGCCGAGTTCAAGGCCGCGATCAAGGCCAAGCAGGCCGCCGGCAAGAAGGTCCTCATCTCCATCGGCGGCGCCAACGGCCAGGTCCAGCTCGCCTCCACCGCCGCCCGCGACGCCTTCGTCACCTCCGTGTCGAAGATCATCGACGAGTACGGACTCGACGGACTCGACATCGACTTCGAGGGCCACTCGCTGTCGCTGAACACCGGCGACACCGACTTCCGCAACCCCACGTCGCCGGTGATCGTCAACCTGATCTCCGCCGTGAAGACCATCAAGGCGCGCTACGGCTCCGACTTCGTGCTGACCATGGCCCCGGAGACGTTCTTCGTCCAGCTCGGCTACCAGTTCTACGGCTCGGGCCCCTGGGGCGGCCAGGACCCGCGCGCCGGCGCCTACCTCCCGGTCATCCACGCCCTGCGCGACGACCTCACCCTGCTGCACGTCCAGGACTACAACTCGGGCCCGATCATGGGCCTCGACAACCAGTACCACTCCATGGGCGGCGCGGACTTCCACATCGCCATGACGGACATGCTGCTGGCCGGCTTCCCCGTGGCGGGCGACCAGAGCAGGGTCTTCCCCGCCCTGCGCCCCGAGCAGGTCGCCATCGGCCTGCCCGCGTCCACCCAGGCCGGCAACGGGCACACCACCCCGGCCGAGGTGAACAAGGCGCTCAACTGCCTGACCAAGGGCACCGACTGCGGGTCCTACCGGACCCACGGCACCTGGCCCGCGCTGCGCGGACTGATGACCTGGTCCATCAACTGGGACCGCTTCAACCAGTACGAGTTCTCGAAGAACTTCGACGCCTACCGCTGGAGCTGA
- a CDS encoding NAD(P)/FAD-dependent oxidoreductase, with protein sequence MAPAAMPFAASLADAQPVPFWLEDPGRPAALPALTATEHCDLLVVGGGYSGLWTALLAKERDPARDVVLIEGREVGWAASGRNGGFCAASLTHGLGNGLARWPGELAVLEDLGARNLDAIEDTVARHGIDCDFERTGEIDVATEPHHLGELRELHDAATRLGLGGMELLDRDEVRAEVDSPTFLGGLWDRHGVAMLHPAKLAWGLKRACLDLGVRIHENTPGLELVRSGPGMAVRTPYGRVFARRVALGTNVFPSLVRRVRPYTVPVYDYALATEPLDAARLASVGWRRRQGLGDSANQFHYFRITADNRILWGGYDAVYPYGGRLSAEMDHRPETYLKLAEHFFHCFPQLEGVRFSHAWGGAIDTCSRFSAFFGTAHGGRVAYAAGYTGLGVGATRFGADVMLDLLAGRPTERTRLEMVRSRPLPFPPEPVAWAGIGLTKWSLARADANGGRRNLWLKAMDRLGLGFDS encoded by the coding sequence ATGGCCCCAGCAGCCATGCCCTTCGCCGCGTCCCTGGCGGACGCACAGCCCGTCCCCTTCTGGCTGGAGGATCCCGGCAGGCCCGCCGCCCTGCCCGCGCTCACCGCGACCGAGCACTGCGACCTCCTCGTGGTGGGCGGCGGCTACAGCGGCCTGTGGACCGCGCTGCTGGCCAAGGAGCGCGATCCGGCACGGGACGTGGTGCTGATCGAGGGCCGCGAGGTGGGCTGGGCGGCGTCCGGCCGCAACGGCGGCTTCTGCGCGGCCTCCCTCACCCACGGTCTCGGCAACGGGCTGGCCCGCTGGCCGGGTGAGCTGGCCGTGCTGGAGGACCTGGGCGCCCGCAACCTCGACGCCATCGAGGACACCGTCGCCCGCCACGGCATCGACTGCGACTTCGAGCGCACCGGCGAGATCGACGTGGCCACCGAGCCCCACCACCTCGGCGAACTGCGGGAACTGCACGACGCGGCCACCCGCCTCGGCCTCGGCGGCATGGAGCTGCTGGACCGGGACGAGGTGCGCGCCGAGGTGGACTCGCCCACCTTCCTCGGCGGCCTGTGGGACCGGCACGGCGTCGCCATGCTGCACCCGGCGAAGCTCGCCTGGGGCCTGAAGCGGGCGTGCCTGGACCTCGGCGTCCGGATCCACGAGAACACCCCCGGCCTCGAACTGGTCCGCTCGGGGCCCGGGATGGCCGTCCGCACCCCCTACGGAAGGGTCTTCGCGCGCCGGGTCGCGCTGGGCACCAACGTCTTCCCGTCGCTGGTCCGCCGGGTGCGCCCGTACACCGTGCCGGTGTACGACTACGCGCTGGCGACCGAGCCGCTCGACGCCGCGCGGCTGGCGTCGGTCGGCTGGCGGCGGCGCCAGGGGCTCGGCGACAGCGCCAACCAGTTCCACTACTTCCGCATCACCGCGGACAACCGCATCCTGTGGGGCGGCTACGACGCCGTGTACCCGTACGGCGGCCGGCTCAGCGCGGAGATGGACCACCGGCCGGAGACCTACCTCAAGCTGGCGGAGCACTTCTTCCACTGCTTCCCGCAGCTCGAAGGGGTCCGGTTCTCGCACGCCTGGGGCGGGGCGATCGACACCTGCTCACGCTTCTCGGCCTTCTTCGGCACCGCCCACGGCGGCCGGGTCGCGTACGCCGCCGGGTACACCGGGCTCGGCGTCGGGGCCACCCGGTTCGGCGCCGACGTGATGCTCGACCTGCTCGCCGGCCGGCCGACGGAACGCACCCGGCTGGAGATGGTGCGCAGCAGGCCGCTGCCGTTCCCGCCGGAACCGGTCGCCTGGGCGGGCATCGGACTCACCAAGTGGTCGCTGGCCCGGGCGGACGCCAACGGCGGCCGGCGCAACCTGTGGCTGAAGGCCATGGACCGGCTCGGCCTGGGCTTCGACAGCTGA
- a CDS encoding ABC transporter permease translates to MRWLRRNVVVVAGLLTLAYLIVPNIVVMVFSFNKPAGRFNYSWQQFSTDAWTDPCGVADMCASLALSLQIALWATIGATVLGAMIAFALVRYRFRARSTVNSLIFLPMAMPEVVMAASLLTLFLNLGVELGFWTILIAHTMFCLSFVVVAVKARVMSMDPRLEEAARDLYAGPVQTFLRVTLPIAAPGIAAGAMLAFALSFDDFIITNFNSGSTVTFPMFVWGSAQRGTPVQINVIGTAMFAVAVLVVVAGQLIGNRRRKTAR, encoded by the coding sequence ATGCGTTGGCTCAGGCGCAACGTCGTGGTCGTCGCGGGCCTGCTCACGCTCGCGTACCTGATCGTCCCGAACATCGTCGTGATGGTCTTCTCGTTCAACAAGCCGGCCGGCCGGTTCAACTACTCCTGGCAGCAGTTCTCCACCGACGCGTGGACGGACCCGTGCGGCGTCGCCGACATGTGCGCCTCGCTCGCCCTGTCGCTGCAGATCGCCCTCTGGGCGACGATCGGCGCCACCGTCCTCGGCGCGATGATCGCCTTCGCGCTGGTCCGCTACCGCTTCCGGGCGCGCTCCACCGTCAACTCGCTGATCTTCCTGCCGATGGCGATGCCCGAGGTGGTCATGGCCGCCTCGCTGCTCACACTCTTCCTCAACCTCGGTGTCGAGCTGGGCTTCTGGACCATCCTCATCGCCCACACGATGTTCTGCCTCAGCTTCGTCGTGGTCGCCGTCAAGGCCCGGGTGATGTCCATGGACCCACGTCTGGAGGAGGCGGCGCGCGACCTGTACGCGGGCCCCGTGCAGACCTTCCTGCGGGTCACGCTGCCGATTGCCGCGCCCGGCATCGCGGCCGGCGCGATGCTCGCCTTCGCGCTCTCCTTCGACGACTTCATCATCACCAACTTCAACTCCGGCTCCACGGTCACCTTCCCCATGTTCGTCTGGGGCTCGGCGCAGCGCGGCACACCGGTGCAGATCAACGTGATCGGCACCGCCATGTTCGCCGTCGCCGTCCTGGTCGTGGTCGCCGGACAGCTCATCGGCAACCGCCGGAGGAAGACCGCCCGCTAG
- a CDS encoding ABC transporter permease, with protein sequence MTVTEAPPAAPAEPVVHRTSMRRRLVPYWLLLPGILWLLVFFALPLVYQASTSVQTGSLEKGFEVTWHVATYWDALTEYYPQFLRSLLYAGTATVLCLLLGYPLAYLIAFRAGRWRNVLLVLVIAPFFTSFLIRTLAWKTILADGGPVVEFLNAIHFLDITSWLGMTEGERVLATPLAVVTGLTYNFLPFMILPLYTSLERIDPRLHEAAGDLYARPSTVFRKVTFPLSMPGVVSGTLLTFIPASGDYVNAQLLGSTDTRMIGNVIQSQFLRVLDYPTAAALSFILMAVVLVTVTVYIRRAGTEDLV encoded by the coding sequence GTGACCGTCACCGAGGCCCCGCCGGCGGCCCCCGCCGAGCCCGTGGTCCACCGGACGTCGATGCGCCGCCGGCTCGTGCCGTACTGGCTGCTGCTGCCGGGCATCCTGTGGCTGCTCGTCTTCTTCGCGCTGCCGCTCGTCTACCAGGCGTCGACCTCGGTGCAGACCGGCTCGCTGGAGAAGGGCTTCGAGGTCACCTGGCACGTCGCCACCTACTGGGACGCGCTGACCGAGTACTACCCGCAGTTCCTGCGCTCGCTGCTGTACGCGGGCACCGCCACGGTGCTCTGCCTGCTGCTCGGCTACCCGCTCGCCTACCTCATCGCCTTCCGGGCGGGCCGCTGGCGCAACGTGCTGCTGGTGCTGGTCATCGCGCCGTTCTTCACCAGCTTCCTGATCCGCACGCTCGCCTGGAAGACGATCCTCGCGGACGGCGGCCCGGTGGTGGAGTTCCTCAACGCGATCCACTTCCTCGACATCACGAGCTGGCTCGGGATGACCGAGGGGGAGCGGGTGCTGGCCACGCCGCTGGCCGTCGTCACCGGTCTGACCTACAACTTCCTCCCGTTCATGATCCTGCCCCTCTACACCTCCCTGGAGCGGATCGACCCCCGCCTCCACGAGGCGGCCGGCGACCTCTACGCCCGGCCCTCCACGGTCTTCCGGAAGGTCACCTTCCCGCTGTCCATGCCGGGCGTCGTCTCGGGCACCCTGCTCACGTTCATCCCGGCGAGCGGCGACTACGTCAACGCCCAGCTCCTCGGCTCGACGGACACCCGCATGATCGGCAACGTCATCCAGTCGCAGTTCCTGCGGGTCCTGGACTACCCGACGGCCGCCGCGCTGTCGTTCATCCTGATGGCGGTCGTGCTGGTCACGGTCACCGTCTACATCCGCCGGGCGGGAACGGAGGACCTGGTCTGA
- a CDS encoding ABC transporter ATP-binding protein: MTDNTAGGDVRLAGISKTYGSFTAVHHLDLTVPQGSFFALLGASGCGKTTTLRMIAGLEEPSTGTVSLGARDVTDLPPHKRPVNTVFQSYALFPHLSIYENVAFGLRRRGVSSVKKQVGEMLDLVQLGDFAQRRPHQLSGGQQQRVAVARALINHPQVLLLDEPLGALDLKLRRQMQLELKRIQTEVGITFVHVTHDQEEAMTMADTVAVMNGGRVEQLGAPADLYENPQTTFVANFLGTSNLIEAEVAAAGGDEVLASAGGTTLRLPRRRCPEGTRAGGRLLVGVRPEKISLAPAGEQDAVAAGRNTVTGRVVDSSFIGVSTQYLVESPAGKAIEVYAQNTGQHTGLGPGAEVVLHWDPEHTFGLDAAQDITAGTESVEETP; encoded by the coding sequence ATGACTGACAACACAGCGGGCGGGGACGTCCGCCTCGCCGGGATCAGCAAGACCTACGGCTCCTTCACCGCCGTGCACCACCTGGACCTCACCGTCCCCCAGGGCTCGTTCTTCGCCCTGCTCGGCGCCTCCGGCTGCGGCAAGACCACCACCCTGCGCATGATCGCCGGCCTGGAGGAGCCCAGCACCGGCACCGTCTCGCTCGGCGCGCGGGACGTCACCGACCTGCCGCCCCACAAACGGCCGGTCAACACCGTCTTCCAGAGCTACGCCCTCTTCCCCCACCTGAGCATCTACGAGAACGTCGCCTTCGGCCTGCGCCGCCGCGGCGTCTCCTCGGTGAAGAAGCAGGTCGGGGAGATGCTCGACCTGGTCCAGCTCGGCGACTTCGCCCAGCGCCGGCCCCACCAGCTCTCCGGCGGACAGCAGCAGCGCGTCGCCGTCGCCCGCGCCCTGATCAACCACCCGCAGGTGCTCCTGCTCGACGAGCCCCTCGGCGCCCTCGACCTCAAGCTGCGCCGTCAGATGCAGCTCGAACTCAAGCGCATCCAGACCGAGGTCGGCATCACCTTCGTGCATGTCACCCACGACCAGGAGGAGGCCATGACCATGGCCGACACGGTCGCGGTGATGAACGGCGGCCGGGTCGAGCAGCTCGGCGCCCCCGCCGACCTCTACGAGAACCCGCAGACCACGTTCGTCGCCAACTTCCTCGGCACCTCCAACCTGATCGAGGCCGAGGTCGCGGCCGCCGGCGGCGACGAGGTGCTCGCCTCCGCGGGCGGCACCACGCTGCGGCTGCCGCGGCGACGCTGTCCCGAGGGCACGCGCGCCGGCGGCCGCCTGCTGGTGGGCGTCCGCCCGGAGAAGATCTCCCTGGCGCCCGCCGGCGAGCAGGACGCCGTGGCCGCCGGACGCAACACCGTCACCGGCCGCGTCGTGGACTCCTCGTTCATCGGCGTCTCCACGCAGTACCTCGTCGAGAGCCCGGCCGGCAAGGCCATCGAGGTCTACGCCCAGAACACCGGGCAGCACACCGGCCTCGGGCCCGGCGCCGAGGTGGTCCTGCACTGGGACCCGGAGCACACCTTCGGCCTCGACGCCGCCCAGGACATCACGGCCGGCACGGAGTCGGTGGAGGAGACGCCGTGA